In Lineus longissimus chromosome 13, tnLinLong1.2, whole genome shotgun sequence, one genomic interval encodes:
- the LOC135497880 gene encoding uncharacterized protein LOC135497880 isoform X2 has product MMSEDENTNNASESMQAHTDDCGLHDNGNQQRHAVDELSPNEQEVMDAVQPSVSDQPPGVEDGDLSADLETAVIGSDNPGSNDTEIVTDRRETISDQPLQEDSRKGSNDMKTRPVENHHRTSDRGSSDSKLDTKDNDVAMVEENTVSEPYQKDEERSYQTFPSETQSPRRSSGDRSPRRSSGRRRSSTVLYNVDHEEPRFRYSQPKSPGAVKKIKLDSRKCPFCGIQKKSPSDLERHLRSHTGEKPFVCQVCKKEFKAKRSVQYHEYMEHGIESKETNLMDRYRERKIRMAMEKKVASDYLRFGARKRGRLLNSYNAFNDTGAAGLDIKTEPEDWSFFSGTDELDDEIKMERGNSDPSKKINGPEIDNRLPLVEGTSNAGMHFGVNPDQNRNGVADADCNVVSFESSLGQLVESEFKMFGKKTVSENSADGKSDLNSTQEKTFPTPFEDDDSNDSMIFIDKNGTAFVDQDSFDDQTSQSVQSLSFNPDGSYNFGSAQMNSDNQSTPSGSVADNTMMVDQESNTIVLDLETVQLETGIDVTNMTKEEKRAYFLSKRTCLHCGKVCPKPSDLKRHLLVHTGERPYKCRACDRAFKSKGSLQYHEKTNHNFNIDLSHGLKERYLKVKENELRRFVTDGEKPKPDELDTKQKQPSYESSQQPCYQLFGALDTGTVQQILNQNLNDLDEDMPNKEYPQLRNALGYDGQSMTGQWTVVGEKRAEKSESFQIDETNSQSVRIKLEPIDPDDKEVASKTNDSSKNLNSVPQTHSQPTVSSGTLVTLEDQVCTMACSSPMVTPIISNVRSLSTFSDSLTSTLESVVSSTNDAPSALTTVLPSCEIHISRSSKDSTSSQSHSQIRSTPVVSTYDTNEKPSQEHSGSDVISCGSTAQAPYSRSVAMKSPGQLNTEPIPAVPAAPFMMNSPVQLRIPNPGVIQHGPHFRPVTTCPSSCETTKGHLTQSRAPHLQSRTSAAPVGSTSQEHLMSLIRAPPAPLPNIPNPDMLSQSRMFGPTMHYRPIQSRFVPPNHFVSQVQQHPLDKMTLANPVVNPPNVVVKQQRYRDKLVNDLLPDHDNLLDNFTIMKETTFIAKIDASNKKSGESVVLYKCYLCMGKVFDSMQKMKDHMTSHSSIGSKLPYRCPVCQAAFQFRIILLRHLRSLHHWDVEEKDDFSIASHEPALAETPAKEETNATPEPPVPDIPDQDDRLSDVEMLDDDLSSQSLTDFDADESIELAALRSPNEDESHNDMIKNVFESNNHISSLLGAVSRPRRFDGLFRCRFCPKSFFRFFCLQRHERVHTGVKTCYCKQCGRGFSELRNLRHHILRFHSGLDRQELFKLLSRGSPSKKVAEPYVKGLIGRDSAPKWPMPRPRLGPLQLPLLPPERPPSVPASTSTSHMSQSPVEEPEQSSSATALNARLELRSHLEEKIRRKEGVSDDITIVIPSDMPLDDSPATATEPEDNPADIGEGQGQSKNDHDLAVKCQGDESISSGQGQGQEKNDTEKESVEGIKNNNSAEVKDMESVGWNSVSAFPKCEPNQSRSESQKSVQKDLEQNCILDEENIRIENPSTSSEKPKDAEPMSTNQPSMNAGIPCVVNTTNPESTSASKNMINISSPPPMFSPNFLSHTSLPQSFGMAQMSPMNLQLSVNTNGQVTGIPMSPGGPYSLSPRGPFLSPPHMTMLPFSSALLNVPGARPMFQAPMMTSTVPTMTQPSYVMYPPLPVSAPARTPQRSYLQDVAARFNAPDGGDAAVDDKKQRNFSNLSRTHSRVEVICDPQKHEESATPVFLPDGRTLFRCAYCAKEFPNYSDIRRHLNFHEDVRPFKCKMCQYSARTSSQLKVHMMRHQGIREFKCHICHYEGVTQSDLNRHLRSQSHLYLERMGNKCKKCGEDYTSRQVMNHGHICKAQAMHPAIQLGMKKVR; this is encoded by the exons ATGATGTCAG AGGATGAAAATACCAACAACGCGTCGGAAAGCATGCAGGCGCACACCGATGACTGTGGTCTCCATGACAACGGCAACCAACAACGGCACGCAGTCGATGAATTGTCGCCTAACGAGCAGGAAGTGATGGATGCTGTTCAGCCTTCTGTGTCGGACCAGCCGCCGGGAGTGGAAGACGGTGATCTGTCGGCCGATTTGGAGACTGCTGTGATTGGTTCAGATAACCCTGGGTCAAATGACACAGAGATTGTAACTGATCGTCGGGAAACGATCTCTGATCAACCGCTTCAAGAGGACTCTAGAAAGGGTTCGAATGACATGAAGACCAGACCTGTCGAAAACCATCATCGAACTTCAGATAGAGGGTCGTCTGACTCTAAGCTGGACACTAAAGACAATGATGTCGCAATGGTTGAAGAGAATACAG tttCCGAACCATACCAAAAAGATGAAGAAAGGTCTTATCAAACCTTTCCCTCCGAGACCCAATCTCCACGTCGTAGCAGTGGAGACAGATCGCCACGCCGCTCGAGTGGGCGTCGTCGCAGCTCGACTGTGTTGTACAATGTTGATCATGAAGAGCCACGATTCCGTTACTCTCAACCCAAGTCACCAGGTGCTGTGAAGAAGATCAAACTAGACAGCCGTAAATGTCCATTTTGTGGCATCCAAAAGAAGAGTCCGTCGGATCTGGAGCGTCACCTACGGTCACATACTGGGGAAAAGCCATTTGTCTGTCAG GTGTGTAAAAAAGAATTCAAGGCTAAGCGAAGTGTGCAATATCACGAATACATGGAACACGGGATCGAATCAAAGGAAACGAATCTGATGGACCGATATCGCGAACGGAAAATACGAATGGCGATGGAAAAGAAAGTTGCGTCAGATTATCTCAGGTTTGGTGCACGTAAACGTGGTAGACTTTTAAATTCTTATAATGCTTTCAACGATACTGGTGCTGCTGGATTGGATATAAAAACTGAACCAGAGGATTGGAGTTTTTTCAGTGGGACTGACGAGTTAGATGATGAGATTAAAATGGAACGGGGCAATTCTGATCCATCGAAAAAAATAAATGGGCCTGAAATAGACAACCGTTTGCCGCTTGTTGAAGGGACGTCGAACGCTGGAATGCATTTCGGTGTGAACCCAGATCAGAATCGTAATGGTGTTGCAGATGCAGATTGCAATGTTGTCTCGTTTGAAAGTAGCCTGGGGCAACTAGTTGAATCAGAGTTCAAAATGTTTGGTAAAAAGACAGTGAGTGAAAATTCTGCGGATGGCAAATCAGACTTAAATTCAACACAAGAGAAAACCTTTCCGACCCCTTTTGAAGATGATGATTCTAATGACAGTATGATTTTCATCGACAAAAATGGCACAGCATTTGTCGATCAGGACAGTTTCGATGATCAGACATCGCAAAGTGTACAAAGTCTCTCCTTTAATCCTGACGGTAGTTACAACTTTGGGTCGGCACAGATGAATTCAGACAACCAGTCTACACCTAGTGGTTCTGTTGCAGACAACACTATGATGGTCGATCAGGAATCCAACACAATCGTTTTGGATTTGGAAACAGTTCAGCTTGAAACAGGTATTGACGTGACAAATATGACGAAGGAAGAAAAACGTGCCTATTTCCTCTCTAAGCGGACATGCCTTCATTGTGGAAAAGTTTGCCCTAAACCAAGTGATCTGAAGAGGCATCTGTTGGTGCATACTGGAGAACGTCCTTACAAATGTCGg GCCTGTGATCGAGCATTTAAATCCAAAGGGTCGCTACAATACCACGAGAAGACCAACCATAACTTCAATATTGACCTCAGCCATGGTCTTAAGGAACGCTATCTCAAGGTCAAAGAAAACGAACTCCGACGCTTTGTCACAGATGGTGAAAAACCAAAACCAGATGAGCTTGACACGAAGCAGAAACAGCCAAGTTACGAGAGTAGCCAGCAGCCATGCTATCAACTATTTGGTGCTTTAGACACAGGAACTGTTCAGCAGATTTTGAATCAGAATTTAAATGATTTAGACGAGGATATGCCAAATAAGGAGTATCCGCAGTTACGCAATGCGCTGGGTTATGATGGGCAGTCCATGACGGGGCAGTGGACTGTCGTTGGTGAGAAAAGGGCAGAAAAAAGCGAGAGTTTTCAAATCGACGAAACAAACAGTCAGTCAGTGAGAATAAAATTAGAACCAATTGACCCTGATGATAAGGAAGTGGCTTCAAAAACGAATGACTCCTCTAAGAATCTTAATTCAGTGCCCCAAACACACTCACAGCCAACAGTTTCATCTGGTACTCTCGTGACTTTAGAAGATCAAGTCTGTACCATGGCTTGCTCATCGCCAATGGTTACACCTATAATATCCAATGTTCGTTCATTGTCAACATTTTCAGACTCCCTCACATCAACTTTGGAGTCGGTCGTTTCCTCAACTAATGATGCGCCCTCTGCGTTAACAACGGTTTTGCCTTCGTGTGAGATACACATCAGCCGCTCTTCAAAAGATTCTACCTCTTCCCAATCGCATAGTCAGATCAGATCTACACCTGTAGTTAGCACTTATGATACAAATGAGAAACCTAGTCAAGAACATAGTGGGAGTGATGTGATATCATGTGGCTCTACTGCTCAGGCACCCTACAGTAGAAGTGTTGCCATGAAGTCTCCCGGACAGCTCAATACGGAGCCCATTCCTGCAGTACCTGCTGCCCCCTTTATGATGAATTCACCGGTCCAGTTGCGTATTCCGAACCCTGGTGTCATACAGCATGGTCCACACTTCAGACCTGTTACAACTTGTCCCAGTAGCTGTGAAACAACAAAAGGACACTTGACGCAAAGTAGAGCTCCCCATCTGCAAAGTCGTACCTCCGCTGCACCTGTGGGTTCTACGAGCCAAGAACATTTGATGTCTCTCATAAGGGCACCCCCTGCACCTCTGCCGAACATTCCAAACCCTGATATGTTGTCTCAGTCTCGAATGTTTGGTCCAACGATGCACTACAGGCCGATACAATCCCGTTTTGTACCGCCCAATCATTTTGTCTCGCAAGTTCAACAGCACCCTTTGGATAAAATGACTCTAGCGAATCCTGTAGTAAACCCGCCAAATGTTGTCGTTAAACAGCAGCGCTACCGCGACAAATTAGTGAATGATTTACTACCAGACCATGACAATCTTCTTGACAATTTCACGATAATGAAGGAGACGACTTTTATTGCCAAGATTGATGCTTCAAATAAGAAATCAGGTGAATCAGTGGTGCTATACAAATGTTATCTGTGCATGGGAAAAGTTTTCGATTCGATGCAAAAAATGAAGGATCACATGACAAGTCACTCAAGTATTGGCTCAAAATTACCATATCGTTGTCCAGTCTGCCAAGCAGCATTTCAATTCCGTATCATACTCTTGCGCCACTTGCGATCACTACACCACTGGGACGTGGAGGAAAAAGACGATTTCAGTATCGCAAGTCACGAGCCCGCCTTGGCAGAAACACCAGCAAAGGAAGAAACAAATGCAACACCTGAACCACCTGTTCCAGACATCCCAGATCAAGATGACCGACTCAGTGACGTTgaaatgttggatgatgatttgtcTTCACAAAGTTTGACTGATTTCGATGCTGATGAGAGCATTGAATTGGCTGCACTAAGATCTCCAAATGAGGACGAATCGCATAATGACAtgatcaaaaatgtttttgaaagtaACAATCATATTTCTAGTCTATTAGGTGCAGTGTCACGACCAAGGAGATTTGATGGACTGTTTAGGTGCCGTTTCTGCCCCAAGTCATTCTTTCGGTTTTTCTGCCTTCAGCGTCATGAGAGGGTGCACACAGGGGTCAAAACATGCTACTGTAAACAGTGTGGACGGGGCTTCAGTGAACTACGCAACCTGCGGCACCATATTCTGCGCTTTCATTCCGGGTTAGATCGGCAGGAACTTTTCAAGTTATTATCTCGCGGAAGCCCGAGTAAAAAGGTAGCTGAACCTTATGTCAAGGGTTTGATTGGAAGGGACTCTGCTCCAAAATGGCCGATGCCTAGGCCTAGACTTGGACCGTTGCAGTTGCCACTCCTTCCTCCAGAACGTCCGCCCTCTGTTCCggcatcaacatcaacatctcaCATGTCACAGTCTCCAGTAGAAGAGCCGGAGCAGTCTTCATCTGCAACTGCACTGAATGCTCGTCTGGAATTACGCTCGCACTTGGAGGAAAAGATTCGTCGCAAAGAGGGTGTGTCGGATGATATTACGATTGTGATTCCATCTGATATGCCTTTGGATGATTCTCCAGCAACTGCTACAGAGCCCGAGGATAATCCTGCTGATATtggtgaaggtcaaggtcaatcaaagaatgatcatGACCTTGCTGTTAAATGTCAAGGTGATGAGAGTATCTCTAGTGGCCAAGGTCAGGGTCAAGAAAAAAATGACACTGAAAAGGAATCTGTAGAAGGAATCAAAAACAATAACAGTGCAGAAGTGAAAGATATGGAGAGTGTGGGATGGAATTCAGTATCTGCATTTCCAAAATGTGAACCAAACCAATCAAGATCAGAATCTCAAAAAAGTGTACAAAAAGACTTGGAACAAAATTGCATTTTGGATGAAGAGAATATACGCATAGAAAACCCGAGCACCAGTTCAGAAAAGCCAAAGGATGCAGAGCCAATGAGTACTAATCAACCTAGTATGAATGCAGGAATCCCTTGTGTTGTAAACACTACTAATCCTGAATCAACCTCAGCTTCAAAAAACATGATTAACATTTCTAGTCCACCACCGATGTTCAGTCCAAATTTTCTCAGTCACACAAGCTTACCACAATCATTCGGGATGGCCCAAATGTCACCTATGAACCTACAGTTATCTGTGAACACAAATGGCCAGGTTACAGGAATCCCTATGTCACCTGGCGGACCTTACAGCCTGTCGCCCCGCGGACCTTTCCTCAGTCCTCCGCACATGACCATGTTGCCATTTAGCTCAGCCCTACTCAATGTCCCTGGTGCTCGCCCAATGTTTCAAGCACCGATGATGACATCCACTGTACCTACCATGACGCAGCCATCGTACGTGATGTACCCGCCCCTGCCTGTTAGTGCGCCTGCCCGCACGCCACAGAGGTCGTATCTCCAGGATGTCGCAGCGAGGTTTAACGCACCAGATGGGGGAGATGCCGCAGTTGACGATAAGAAGCAGAGGAATTTTTCTAACCTGTCAAGAACTCATTCGAG GGTTGAAGTGATCTGTGATCCGCAGAAGCATGAAGAGTCTGCCACCCCAGTGTTCCTGCCTGATGGACGGACATTATTCAGATGTGCATATTGTGCCAAGGAATTCCCCAATTACTCGGACATCAGGAGACATCTAAACTTTCATGAAG ATGTGCGCCCTTTCAAGTGCAAGATGTGCCAGTACAGTGCAAGAACCAGCAGTCAGCTTAAAGTTCATATGATGAGACATCAGG GCATACGTGAGTTCAAGTGTCATATTTGTCATTACGAGGGCGTGACACAGTCTGACCTGAATCGCCACCTCCGATCCCAGTCGCATCTTTACCTGGAGCGCATGGGAAACAAGTGCAAGAAATGCGGAGAGGATTACACGAGCCGACAAGTTATGAACCACGGCCACATTTGTAAGGCGCAGGCAATGCATCCCGCCATACAACTCGGAATGAAGAAGGTTCGTTGA